The DNA region GCCTGACGCTGGATGTGGCGAGTCCGTCTTCCGTGAATGCAGTAGGCCTTCGTGCATTGCGTTCCTAAACCCGCGTCACGAAACCGGGCTGAGACGCGACACGTGAACGGTACCTGTAGCGCAAGCAAGTCCCTTCATGGTTCACGCCTTGTTTTTGAACGCAGCCACCTCGAGGCTCCACTCTGGGGTCTGCGGGGAGCTCCTCTTTGGTGGCGATACCGCAAACCCTCAGCCGTCCTCGTCCGAGCCCCATCCACGAAGCCTCGGCGCTGCGCAGATGGAACCTCAAGCAAAACTcccggagagacgcgtggtttctgtttcgctttGTCCTTTTCGGGATCGGGATAGCCTGGCGTGTGACTCTCTGCtaggcgtttctctccaagGAACAAGTTTCTGCCGCCGAGGGAACGACGTGAGCGTCGGTTTGTGTCCTGTTCTCAGGTTGTCACATTTCACGGTCTGAACGGGACACAGCTCACCTTTTACGACATGCAAGAAGTCCTCGCGCGTTTCGGCTACCGAACTCTGATTTTTGGTCAGCAACCGAGCGCTaggttttcgcctctccctaGACTCCTTCGCACATCTCTCCGATTCGGAGCGGTATCACAAggttcctctctgctcttgtGGACATACAGCCGTGCACACACTCAGGCGTGCCGTGCATCCTTCTGTGCTCGCCCTTCACATCGAAGCACTGGGCTTTCCCCTCCCGGCATTCGCACCTGATTTCCTTGGATATTTCCCGAGTCGCCCTAATAGTGCTCAAAATACGGCTAACTCTGTGCCGTCTGCATTTTGCAACGCAGATCTCTACGGTCACGGACTATCTGCATCGCCGCGCTACAGTTTTTTTCTGAAGCGCTATGGTCTCCAGTTTTTCATAAAACAAACGGACGAACTCCTCGAGCACCTCGGCCTCCAGAATGAGCGCATCTCTGTAGTAGGCTTTTCGATGGGTAAGAAACACCGCCAGACCTGGGACGCTGAGAGATTTGTGTTCCCCATGCATACATGCGAGCTAAATACATGCACGCCTAGGTAAGGACGCTGTGGCGACGCTCCCTTTTAccgtttcccgcctttcctctcttgctctcgtCCATCCGTTTCCCCTTGTTTACGCGCTATGTCTCCACCAGTTTCCCCCTCTTGATCCTCATCTAGCCCCGCCGAAGGACAAAGCTGTCGTGTGTAGCTCCTGAAAAATGGCTACTCGTTGATTCTCCGATGCACTTCGATGCATGTCTCCGTATATACTTGAATCTCTGCTTGATATGCATATGGaaatatctatctatctatctatctatctatctatctatctattttATATGACTCAGTAGACACTACTGCAGGCGTGTGCATCTGTAAATATCTGGCAAGTGTGTCTTGTTGCGTGGTTATGGGGATTCCGGTTCGCGGCTCTATTCAAAGGCTCGCGCGTCCGGGCCACATGCATGTCGCGTTGTGGCGACACCTGGCTGGGATGCGCTGCAAATCTGCTGAGCCTGTACACCCGCCCGGCGTTGCCGGCGTCTGTTAACGGTCTCGTGCGTGGTCTCGTTTTCAGGATGCGTCATCGCAGCAGAGTATGCGCTTCACCGGAAAGAGTTAGTTGACCGCATCTGCCTGGTTGCTCCGGCGGGACTGCTCCCGAACAAGCCCTTCGCCGTCAGAGTGCTGCAACGGTTCGGGTGGTGCGTGTCTCCCTGTTGCTGCCTGGTGCCCACGTGCGTCTGTCGTTGCTGCTTTAGCAAGAAAGGCTTCGTCCAGGTACGCCCGCGAGGtcggctttctctcctttcgttgCTTCCCTTCCGCATCTCCATCCTAACCTGCTACAAAGAACAGGGGTCAGTTGCCGGCTTCCTGCGCAAAAACCCCCACATCTGAGAGCCCCGCTTCACCCGTGTCGATTCGCCCGATTCGTCTCACCACGCTCCGGCGACTCGCGACGCGTCGCCGGCTTGGGTCGGGCGCTCCGTGGAAAGTCGCAACGGCggagtgtctctgtgtgttctGTCTGCAGAAAtacgaagaggaggagcacgaggagcggcgacggtcgagcgcgtcggcggctgcagccggGCCGACGACTGCCGAGGCACCCGAGGAGCCTCGGAAGAAGAGCCTGTCTTGGAGAAAACGGCCTTCGGAGggggacagaaaggagagaaggcgggaagcgGGACGAGCAAGCGGGAAGGCGTTCAGCTGCAGACAGGGCTCCGCAGCTGCAGACTCGACTGGAGCGCCAGGAGATGCAAAGAGGCCGTCCGAACAAGGCGCCGTGTCGGGAGTCTCCCCTGGAGAACTTCTGTGGAGGAGGCTCATGTGGCAACTCTACGTCAAGAAGGGGGTTGTCGCCACGTTTGTGGGCTGCGTCACGCACGTCCCTCTCTGGGATGCACGGAAAATCTACGAAAGGGTGAGCGAGCGTATTGGGGTGCTCAGCTCTCGGTTTCCGAGCGAGCGCGTATGTTTGGGCGGTAAGAGGCCACGTTGTTTTCGGAAATGCAGTGAACTGCTTGCACAGTTGCGTGTCCGAAGTGGCTGCGAATTCGCGgtttttctcctgcgtccCAGGGGGCTAGCGCACACAAAGGGGGGGACGAGGCACGGACGAGGACTCCAGTTGTAATCTGCAGGAGACCCTGTTGTGTACGAactccccccctccccccccgaTCGCATCGCCGTGACCTCGATCATCCGCGgttcccgtttccccccGTTTGTTACCccgcgtgtgcgtgcgtttctttttGTGGACTACGCACAGGTCGGAGAGACTGGGAAGCCGGTGCTCATGTTGTGGGGTCAGGACGACGCCGTCGCGCCGCTGTCGTGCGCAACCTCGCTGCGGGCGTTGATGCCCAACTCGCACCTGATCACTTTTCCGGCCTGTTCGCACCTGGTCTTGGCCGACAGGGCTCAGGCGAGCATCGGCTGCGTCATGGCCTTTCTCGACTTCCCCGCGACGTGCGGCATGCAGCAGTGGCGCTTCGCCCTCCCTTTTGACTCCGAGGGGACCTACGTGCAGCCGCAGGATCGCGCGCCTCCCGGCACGCGCGCCGAAGACTATCTCCACGAACTTGGCTACTCGCCGAAATTCACTATTCGCCTCGCGCAGACCCCAGACGGCGCAGGGGCTCGGCAAGGCCCGCTCCGCCGGCGCacccgagaggagacagacacagaccAGCAGCTCGGAAAGAGATCCGATGCGCCAAGATCGGACGGAAAACCTGACTGTAGGTCTGACCGGAGGTCCACCTGTGAAGcggagggaggcgagcgcgcgatCCAGAGGCGCGTGCGAGCGCAGATGAAGGCGGAGCTAGCCGCGCACGAGCGAGGCAGCTCTGTAGCCCGCGCGAAGACCAGCGCGGGGTCTCTggaggaaagacagcagcGGCGAATCCAGGGACCGAAACGGTCCAGAGACTGTGGCCTGGCCCCTGTgggggagagagcggacgATGAGACACCAgggacggaggaagaagatgcgtttggagagacgcgactgTTGCCTGTCGAGCGTTTCACGGACAGCCCGGTGGAGGGGGAGAACGGCGCATCTGAAGACTCAGAGTTCGAAGAAGCTGTGCTGATGCTCCCCGATgcgggcgacgaagagacagcaggtAAACACGCGAGAAGTGGATGACCACTGTCAGGTCGTCGCGCTTTCTTGAGGATGTggagcgacacagaaaccTCGGGAAGGCTCGTTCGGCTGCCGCAGTGCGGCGCCGTATTTTTTATGTGAAGGCCTTTTTTATGAGGCCCTGCGATGAACTCTCACCTTTTTGCAGGGGTGGGGCAGTCTCCGCACGCGGTCTGTCGTCGCCGAGGTGGACCAGATATATGGCCCTACAAACCTGAGGCGTTCCGTGAAACGCTAgcttctcttgtcttcagCCTGTGTAAACAGATCTGTTCACGCACAGCCTTCGAGGCCTGTGCCTCCCTCTGTGGCTGCAGCGTATCCGGCAAGCTGCTTTTGGACATGTGTCCCTTTTGCGTCCACACGGTCGAGACGCGAGTTTCGTGAGCGGTGCGTTCTTCTTACGTGTCGAGAGagtttctgcctctgctcCCGTTTTCCGCAGGCGGCAAACAAGAGAGGACCTCAGAGACCGTCCACCTTCCTCTCGATGGTCTCCGGTCTCGCAGTGCctcggcggcggctgccgcTGCGACTTCTCACCTTTTGTCCTTTGACTCGAACTCGACGCAAGAAATTCTTCTCCAAGGATCCGGAGACCAAGTGCTTGTGCCGACGCTCTCTAGAGTGTCGCCGTAAAAAACCTGCGGGAGTCGTGCTCTCAGCTCCACACGTCCCCCGCGACTCGCCGTACGGCTCCGGGCCCTCTGTGCGTCTGCATCTGGAGACACTCGCcattcttcgccgtcgccagaGGGCATCGTTTTTGCATGCAACCAGGCCTCTTGCCTGGCCCCCGCCCAACCCCCGAGCACCCAGCCCGGGGATATCCAGCGCGCGCCTCCCAAGACATCCCCCCAAAAAAATACCGAGGGAAAGGTCGCCGGTTGGAAAAGTGGAGACAGTTGAGACGGCGCATTCAGAAGATATTTTTTTAAAAGACAgatggggggggggggggcggcaCACGACCGTAGGTCTCCACTTCGGGAAGGGAGCAAAGGGGGGAAACGCCCCGCTTGTCTCCGTAGCGTTTtgccgccttccttttcAGTTCGTGTTCCGGGAGGCGCCGTGAGGGACTGGTCAGAGGTTTGTTTCGCCCTAGGGGCCTccgcacgcgagagagagtctgtctctcttgtctgtcCTAGACTCGCCTACGGGGGAAGCGGGCGACAGCTGGGCGGTAGCGTGTCGACGTCAGTGCAGGTttgactgcatgcagtgggaTCGGCATCGCGTAATCGACGAGGCCCAGAGAGGGACTCTTTGTCGCCTCGCCaggcagccgcaggcgaagGGCTTTctgcgaggcggccgaggcgctTTGTACCCCCGCCAGTGGGCGACAGGCAGCTTGCGGGACAAGGTTGAAGGACTCCTATTTGTTCTGGTTGTTTCGAAAAGTTCCGACTCGAGGTGAAGTTTTCTTCCGCGGAAAGAACGGCCACGCgggttcgtttctctctggaagGGACACAGTGCAGCCTCGCGGCGCTGGGCGTCCTTTTCGCAGCCCTTCTCGCGTGCTTCTGAAGGATCCTTCTGAGCAGGCGGAAAGGCGTCGTAGCGTTTTTTGGCATGGAGCCGTCCTCGGTCTGAACAGTAGACGACAGGCGCACGGTCCACacgtttcttttcgtttcctgtcgAGGCGAAAAAAGTGCTTCTGGGCGACAGTCCGCTCCCGTCGTTGGGCATGGCATAAAAGCGACAGAGCGCAAGAAGCTGAGGGCGAACGCAGGGGCGCGAAACCCCGAAGAGGCCTCCAGCGCGTACCGCTTTCGAGAACAACGCGGGAGACATACACCTCACGCGGGACCGGGAGGTCAGAGCGAGCATGCAGAGAAATCCGTGCTGCAGGGTTGAAACGGTTCGAGGCCGTGAACACGCGTCCACGAGATTCGCCACTGACAATCAATGCGGTTTTTCGAAGGCCAGAAAAGGCAAGGCGGGGGTCTCCGTTCACGCGCAGGCCCGAGCGGCTGCGTCGATCACGCGCGCGTTCCAGTCTACGTGACAAACGCCTCTGGGGAACGGGAAAAGCATGCGTATGTCGGTTTGAACCGTTTGCCAGTTTTCTGCGtccggagaggcgcggagacacgagagcatcgggcctttcttccccggATGTCCTGAGGATTTTGTAAACTGAGTTTCTGTCGTTCCGATAGTGCTTTGCGTGCGTTTCACAGCGTCCTTTTTGGCAATACGATTCCCTCCCGGGGTACGGAAACGCCTCCAGGCGCCCGTTGCGCGTTGTGGCGAGCTCAACTCCGTGCCTCGGGCACTCGGGAGGACTTGCAGCTTCTCGCTTGACGCAGCTACAGGTTCCGCGCAGACGACCAAGGTAGCAGTTCTACGTTACACACTGCCCGCCCGTCGGTCGCACGGCCCATTGTCCACCGTCGCCAGCACACCGCCCGCTGTAGCTCGCCACGCGGTGCTCCCTGCACATGTGTAGCCGGTCGCGGAAtcggaaacgaggaaacacgGATGAAAACGTGTGCGCGATTGCCACGTTCCCGCGGCTTTCTAACCGTGTTTGGCGTGTCCTCGGCGCCGGGCGCGTGCTCGTGGCCGCAACGGCGCAGAAGGAATCGTGGCAAAACGTCGCGTATCGCAGTTTTGAGTTCGGACGCGAGAGCCGACTCCTCGACCCTAGAAACGCGGCCTCGAGCGACAGTCGCTGGCTCCTGGCAGCAACTCGCTGGAGGTTTGCGCGCGCCGGAGAACGGGATTTCTCGACGGTCTGTTGACAACGGAAACGACGTTTGGCGAAGCGGACGAGACGCCTCAACGCCGCTCGACAAGTCAAACATGCACGGAAAGGCGGGCGACGCGAGACACCTAAATTACCTGGGCTTGTCAATCGGGAGGACAAAGCACGCATGTGACAACTTGTGCTCCACGCagggctgtgtgtgtgtgtgtgcaacGGGCACCAAGACCCGAGTGCTCACGCTCACTTCCGGTTCCCACGCCCGAGCACAGATAACCTGAAACGTATACACATTATAGTGCGAATACAGAGAACCTTCCACGCAGACATGACCCTAGCGAGCGACAGCAGTCCCTCACAAaccgctggagagagagcggaaaagcCGATTGACAGAAAAAACCggacacgcgagagaaatcACCGACAGGCACGTATAAGTAAGCCTTACGTGAAGCGCCACAAGGCGGAACAAGCACGAAACTGACACTGTCTCCGATTCCCTCGGGCCTTCTGCCCACCCACCGAAAACCCTTCAAGGCTGCCGTCGTCCGCGTGAATCAAGAAACCTGCTGACTGGGCACTCCCTGCGGCAGCGGCTGACTCGCAACGCAGTCGCTGCCCGAAATGACCGCCtcgaaagagggaaaaccgTCCCAAAGAACTCCTCCGAGCACAGTTTCTTCTGCACCAGCCTCCGAAGGGAACGGTCGAGCGGACCGCGGGCGCGCAACCCGTTTCgccgaaagcagagacacggcTCTCGACGCTCCCCCCGCACAACTTCCCGAGGGGAATGTTCTCGATACCGACGGGTGTCTTGTCTCAACAAAACTCGCCGTCACAGAAGTGTCTGCGGCGACTCGACAAccgggagaaacggagaacagCGTACCCGGGGGCAACTGACCATTCTCTGAAGCCGCGCACGTGTCGGGAGCCCCGAGTCACATGGGCAACGTAGGCAAATCTGGAGTTGATCTGCCCGACACGCGTGCTCAGACCGCCAA from Neospora caninum Liverpool complete genome, chromosome VIIb includes:
- a CDS encoding secreted alpha/beta hydrolase superfamiy protein,related: MALHFGAKLDRTGRPPDKAQAAGCNGAAFPGEEQPVGRFVSPETPTSVLFCSHQHSGLGGQCPNPGGCEAPSCLQGATACEERNGDTSASPASNCVSNSGGNAHGLDGEGVPCSAAESRRSGKVGGLGGEKAGSLGKESPARQKRVLSEAEINLEKILEEDSGRDCNADYPVPKWLRGQGVCSPFTYFRSFKASLGIINYDLRGPPGGPIVVTFHGLNGTQLTFYDMQEVLARFGYRTLIFDLYGHGLSASPRYSFFLKRYGLQFFIKQTDELLEHLGLQNERISVVGFSMGCVIAAEYALHRKELVDRICLVAPAGLLPNKPFAVRVLQRFGCKKGFVQKYEEEEHEERRRSSASAAAAGPTTAEAPEEPRKKSLSWRKRPSEGDRKERRREAGRASGKAFSCRQGSAAADSTGAPGDAKRPSEQGAVSGVSPGELLWRRLMWQLYVKKGVVATFVGCVTHVPLWDARKIYERVGETGKPVLMLWGQDDAVAPLSCATSLRALMPNSHLITFPACSHLVLADRAQASIGCVMAFLDFPATCGMQQWRFALPFDSEGTYVQPQDRAPPGTRAEDYLHELGYSPKFTIRLAQTPDGAGARQGPLRRRTREETDTDQQLGKRSDAPRSDGKPDCRSDRRSTCEAEGGERAIQRRVRAQMKAELAAHERGSSVARAKTSAGSLEERQQRRIQGPKRSRDCGLAPVGERADDETPGTEEEDAFGETRLLPVERFTDSPVEGENGASEDSEFEEAVLMLPDAGDEETAGGKQERTSETVHLPLDGLRSRSASAAAAAATSHLLSFDSNSTQEILLQGSGDQVLVPTLSRVSP